A single Prochlorococcus marinus XMU1410 DNA region contains:
- the malQ gene encoding 4-alpha-glucanotransferase: MPIESIIEKKSLGILMHPTCIPGGKVCGTFGKGAKEWIKKLHKHGIEYWQFLPLTPTDSTGSPYSSPSSFALNPWFLDIDDLIDKGYIFISNKENLGTTNQNKDYFDFDIADDLTKKLGHLLFQGWASQSEERKINFKKWLSRNSWVEDYATFVVIREEFNMLPWWEWPQEFKIKNNKFLNSWIKSKSEEILIKKLIQWHLDVQWSSIKSFAKSRNIKLIGDLPFYVSRDSADVWSNKSLFAIFKNGDLIFQSGVPPDYFSSTGQLWGTPTYFWSKHKRTNFDWWRKRFHRQFELVDILRFDHFRGLAGYWRVNGSSKSAIVGKWINSPGRTLLNKVKKDLGADYLPIIAEDLGVITPDVEKLRKNFELPGMKILQFAFDGNEDNPYLPKNIEGENWIVYTGTHDNSTSVSWWENLDYESKQRIKDEYNFSENPSWKLIEVGMGTNANLFIAPIQDLLSLDDSSRLNKPGTIKNNWKWKLNRSLKEIEDNIKIFSELGNNFSRTRKWN; this comes from the coding sequence ATGCCTATAGAGTCAATTATTGAAAAAAAATCATTAGGCATACTTATGCATCCAACATGTATTCCGGGAGGAAAAGTATGTGGAACTTTTGGTAAAGGAGCTAAAGAGTGGATAAAAAAACTACATAAGCATGGAATTGAATACTGGCAATTTTTACCTCTTACTCCTACTGACTCTACTGGTTCTCCATATAGTTCACCATCTAGTTTTGCCCTAAACCCTTGGTTTTTGGATATTGATGATTTAATCGATAAAGGTTACATCTTCATTTCAAATAAAGAAAATCTAGGTACAACGAATCAGAACAAAGATTATTTTGATTTTGATATTGCAGATGATTTAACAAAGAAATTAGGTCACCTCCTTTTTCAAGGTTGGGCTTCACAATCTGAAGAAAGAAAAATTAATTTTAAGAAATGGCTCAGTAGGAATTCTTGGGTTGAAGATTATGCAACATTTGTTGTTATCAGAGAGGAGTTTAATATGCTGCCTTGGTGGGAATGGCCTCAAGAATTCAAAATAAAAAATAACAAATTCTTAAATTCGTGGATTAAGAGTAAAAGTGAAGAGATACTCATTAAAAAATTAATACAGTGGCATCTTGATGTGCAATGGAGCTCTATTAAAAGCTTTGCAAAATCAAGAAATATTAAGCTAATAGGAGATTTACCTTTTTATGTCTCTAGGGACAGCGCCGACGTATGGAGTAATAAATCATTATTTGCAATTTTTAAAAATGGAGATTTAATCTTTCAAAGTGGTGTTCCACCTGATTATTTCTCATCAACAGGACAACTATGGGGTACCCCAACTTACTTTTGGTCAAAACATAAGAGGACCAATTTCGACTGGTGGAGAAAAAGATTTCATAGGCAGTTTGAACTTGTAGACATACTGAGATTTGATCATTTCAGGGGTTTAGCAGGTTACTGGAGAGTTAATGGCAGTTCTAAATCAGCAATTGTTGGGAAATGGATAAATTCTCCAGGAAGAACACTATTAAATAAAGTAAAAAAGGATCTAGGGGCTGACTATCTACCAATTATTGCGGAAGATTTGGGAGTAATAACCCCAGATGTAGAGAAATTGAGGAAAAATTTTGAACTACCTGGCATGAAAATATTACAATTCGCTTTTGATGGCAATGAAGATAATCCTTATTTACCTAAGAATATTGAAGGTGAAAATTGGATTGTTTATACAGGGACTCATGACAACTCTACTTCTGTATCGTGGTGGGAAAATTTAGATTACGAATCAAAACAAAGAATAAAAGATGAGTATAATTTTTCAGAAAATCCTTCTTGGAAATTAATAGAAGTTGGCATGGGGACAAATGCTAATCTCTTCATCGCGCCAATACAAGATCTATTATCTCTAGACGATTCAAGTAGATTAAACAAACCTGGTACCATAAAAAATAACTGGAAATGGAAGTTAAATCGATCTTTAAAAGAAATTGAAGATAATATAAAAATTTTTAGTGAGCTGGGAAATAATTTTAGTAGAACTCGAAAGTGGAATTAA
- a CDS encoding Villin headpiece domain-containing protein → MGFNIFRIFAIPIIISFFFIDLNNESNNLNANVNNMPAKKNDLDLYHGMGVSFLCNATRKGFDLDFPKTLNVASATFASVVLQKHGGKIIEKKKEQTVDMKQLQFIASLQLVDSALQVCPDNVPEKIKKQFQIESERLKKLQGL, encoded by the coding sequence ATGGGTTTTAATATATTTAGAATTTTTGCAATCCCTATAATTATCTCATTTTTTTTTATTGATTTAAATAATGAATCTAATAATTTAAATGCAAATGTCAACAATATGCCTGCAAAAAAAAATGATTTAGATTTATATCATGGGATGGGTGTTTCCTTTCTATGTAATGCGACAAGAAAAGGATTTGATTTGGATTTCCCAAAAACATTAAACGTTGCCTCAGCAACTTTCGCTTCAGTGGTTTTACAAAAACATGGAGGAAAAATAATCGAAAAAAAGAAAGAACAAACAGTTGATATGAAACAATTACAATTTATTGCATCCCTTCAATTAGTTGACTCAGCTCTTCAAGTGTGTCCAGATAATGTTCCTGAAAAGATCAAGAAGCAATTTCAGATTGAATCTGAAAGACTAAAGAAATTACAAGGGTTGTAA
- a CDS encoding histidine kinase: MNDKKELKLILVAARNQLSSNDIKSLIAYLESDDCEFEISLQISEPTEQPELLELHRLVAIPALIKVSPAPKQIFAGSNIFSQLQKWLPRWTQEGTTKNLGINLQPSKIDSITTQKEFLLEDELLVLRQENETLTKRIESQERLLRMVAHELRTPLTAATLAVQSQKLGQIDISKLQEVIKRRLEEIELLSQDLLEVGTTKWEALFNPQKIDLGNISAEVILELEKFWRLRNIEIDTDIPSDLPSVFADQRRMRQVFLNLIENAIKFSEDSGSIKITMIHKTNQWVEITICDKGAGIPLSEQKRIFLDRVRLPQTSEGTSGFGIGLSVCRRIVQVHGGRIWVVSDIGIGSCFHFTVPVWQGQNKEQQYLTKG; this comes from the coding sequence TTGAATGATAAAAAAGAGTTAAAACTAATACTTGTGGCAGCTAGAAATCAACTTTCTAGTAATGATATTAAGTCCCTAATAGCTTACTTAGAATCAGATGATTGTGAATTTGAGATATCTCTTCAGATCTCTGAGCCAACAGAGCAGCCAGAATTACTTGAATTACATAGATTAGTTGCTATTCCCGCTCTTATAAAGGTTTCCCCAGCTCCAAAGCAAATATTTGCTGGAAGTAATATTTTCTCTCAGTTACAAAAATGGTTGCCAAGGTGGACACAGGAAGGCACAACAAAAAATCTTGGAATTAATTTGCAACCATCAAAAATTGATTCAATAACAACTCAAAAAGAATTTCTATTGGAAGACGAACTTCTTGTTTTAAGACAAGAAAATGAGACATTAACAAAAAGAATAGAATCGCAGGAAAGATTATTAAGAATGGTCGCGCATGAATTAAGAACACCTTTAACTGCAGCAACTTTGGCTGTTCAAAGTCAAAAACTCGGACAAATAGATATTTCAAAATTGCAAGAGGTAATTAAAAGACGTCTTGAGGAGATTGAACTCTTATCCCAGGATCTTTTAGAGGTTGGAACAACTAAATGGGAAGCGTTATTTAATCCTCAGAAAATTGATTTAGGTAATATCAGTGCTGAGGTAATACTCGAATTAGAAAAATTCTGGAGATTAAGAAATATTGAAATTGATACTGATATTCCATCTGATCTGCCAAGTGTATTTGCAGATCAAAGAAGAATGAGGCAAGTATTTTTAAATTTAATTGAAAATGCTATTAAATTTTCTGAAGACTCTGGATCTATAAAAATCACTATGATTCATAAGACAAATCAATGGGTAGAAATAACAATTTGTGACAAAGGTGCAGGAATTCCATTGAGCGAACAAAAAAGAATTTTTCTGGATAGAGTTAGACTTCCACAGACTTCTGAAGGAACATCCGGATTTGGCATAGGGTTATCTGTATGCAGGAGAATCGTACAAGTCCATGGGGGA
- a CDS encoding ribose-phosphate pyrophosphokinase — protein MTSFITAMQGKESNFNLTNSRLRLVSGTTNPKLAEEIASYLGIKNVPLISKRFADGELYVQIQQSIRGCDVFLIQPTCAPVNDSLMELMIMVDACKRASARQITAVIPYFGYARADRKTSGRESITAKLTANLLEKSGVDRVLAMDLHSAQIQGYFDIPCDHIYGSPVLIDYLETLDLEEIVVVSPDVGGVARARAFAKLMKDAPLAIIDKRRSTHNIAESLTVIGEVKGKTAILIDDMIDTGGTICSGANLLKKEGANRIFACASHAVFSPPSCERLSTKNLFEQVIVTNSIPVIHKDNFPQLKVLSVANMLGEAIWRIHEESSVSSMFR, from the coding sequence GTGACAAGCTTTATCACGGCAATGCAGGGTAAAGAATCCAACTTTAATCTAACTAATAGTAGATTAAGGCTAGTAAGTGGGACAACAAATCCAAAATTAGCTGAAGAAATTGCATCATACTTAGGTATTAAAAATGTACCTTTAATATCTAAAAGATTTGCAGATGGAGAACTTTATGTTCAGATTCAGCAATCTATTAGGGGTTGTGATGTATTCCTTATCCAACCTACTTGCGCTCCTGTAAATGATAGTTTAATGGAGCTTATGATAATGGTTGACGCATGCAAGAGAGCGTCTGCAAGGCAAATAACGGCTGTAATTCCCTATTTTGGATATGCAAGGGCAGATAGGAAGACCTCAGGAAGAGAGTCTATAACTGCAAAACTAACTGCTAATTTACTAGAGAAATCAGGAGTTGATAGAGTACTTGCTATGGACTTGCATTCGGCTCAAATACAAGGCTACTTTGATATACCATGCGATCATATTTACGGCTCACCAGTATTAATTGATTATCTAGAAACTTTAGATTTAGAGGAAATAGTTGTAGTTTCTCCTGATGTAGGCGGGGTGGCAAGAGCAAGAGCATTCGCAAAATTAATGAAGGATGCGCCGCTGGCTATCATAGATAAAAGAAGATCTACGCATAATATCGCTGAAAGTTTAACCGTTATTGGTGAAGTCAAAGGCAAAACGGCTATTCTTATAGACGATATGATAGACACTGGAGGTACAATTTGTTCTGGAGCAAATTTACTAAAAAAAGAAGGAGCTAATAGAATATTTGCATGTGCCTCACATGCTGTATTTTCTCCTCCTTCTTGTGAAAGATTAAGTACTAAGAATCTTTTCGAACAAGTTATTGTGACTAACAGCATACCAGTTATTCATAAAGATAATTTTCCACAGTTAAAAGTTCTCTCCGTCGCAAATATGCTTGGTGAAGCCATTTGGAGAATCCACGAAGAAAGTTCTGTTAGTTCTATGTTTAGATAA
- a CDS encoding ABC1 kinase family protein, producing MKSSYSKYSAKDDLFWLILRPWIFIPRVLYILLTFIFLFLRILFQGNSKNKNVQKNLSKYLFDVITDLGPCFIKLGQALSTRPDLVRQDWLTELTNLQDNLPAFDHKIALKIIEEELGSPANELFDEFPDSPIASASLGQVYKAKLNNSYLAVKVQRPNLYFLIRRDVVILRFLGSFLSPLLPLNIGVGIGEIIDEFGKALFDEIDYQKEAENALKFANLFKENPNIFIPKLEKQFSSKRVITTSWIDGVKLKDRVLLEENNLIPSSFIKTCVISGLQQLFEFGYFHADPHPGNMFALKGGNADCGNLAYVDFGMMDTITNSDRITLIKAIVHIINEEYYLLAEDFQKLGFLTKEQDLQKLVEPLKEVLGGSFGAEVGNFNLKNVTDKFSKLMYSYPFRVPSRFALIIRAVVSQEGLALKLDPEFKILKIAYPYIAKKLLTDNSEEILDILLEVIFDKKGQIQIEKVESLLNILFRDSENINSDLIPVANAGLKLFVSKKGSEVRKNLLLSLIKDEKLEFNDAKKLLVLIRDTFSPLNIAKSAVQNIISAV from the coding sequence TCCTTTTAACTTTTATTTTTCTTTTTTTAAGAATACTTTTTCAAGGTAACAGTAAAAATAAAAATGTACAAAAAAATCTCTCGAAATATCTTTTTGATGTAATAACGGATTTAGGCCCTTGTTTTATTAAATTAGGCCAGGCGCTCTCAACAAGACCAGATCTTGTCAGACAAGATTGGCTTACAGAACTTACAAACTTACAAGATAATCTCCCAGCATTTGATCACAAGATTGCTTTAAAAATTATTGAAGAGGAACTCGGATCCCCTGCTAATGAATTATTTGATGAGTTTCCAGATAGTCCTATTGCTTCAGCAAGCTTAGGACAAGTTTATAAAGCAAAATTAAATAATTCTTATCTAGCTGTGAAAGTACAACGGCCAAATTTATACTTTCTTATAAGAAGGGATGTTGTAATCTTAAGGTTTTTAGGATCTTTTTTATCCCCACTCTTACCATTAAATATTGGTGTTGGAATAGGAGAGATAATAGATGAATTCGGTAAGGCACTGTTTGATGAAATTGACTATCAAAAAGAGGCTGAAAATGCTTTGAAATTTGCAAATTTATTCAAAGAAAACCCAAATATTTTTATTCCTAAATTAGAAAAACAGTTTTCATCTAAAAGGGTAATCACAACTTCTTGGATTGATGGAGTTAAGTTAAAAGATCGTGTTTTACTAGAGGAAAATAACTTAATACCTTCATCGTTTATAAAAACATGTGTCATCAGTGGACTGCAGCAACTATTTGAGTTTGGATATTTTCATGCAGACCCACATCCAGGAAATATGTTTGCTCTCAAAGGAGGAAATGCAGATTGTGGGAATTTAGCTTATGTTGATTTCGGAATGATGGATACTATTACAAATTCAGATAGAATTACTCTTATTAAGGCAATTGTTCACATAATAAATGAAGAATATTATCTTCTTGCAGAAGATTTCCAGAAATTAGGTTTTTTAACCAAAGAACAAGACCTTCAAAAACTTGTTGAACCATTAAAAGAAGTTCTAGGAGGATCTTTTGGCGCTGAGGTTGGTAATTTTAATCTTAAAAATGTAACTGACAAATTCTCAAAACTAATGTACTCCTATCCTTTCAGAGTTCCCAGTAGGTTTGCCTTAATAATAAGAGCCGTTGTTAGTCAAGAAGGTTTAGCACTAAAGTTAGATCCTGAATTTAAAATTTTAAAAATAGCTTATCCATATATTGCAAAAAAACTACTGACCGATAATTCTGAAGAGATTTTAGACATACTTTTAGAAGTCATTTTTGATAAAAAAGGTCAAATCCAAATAGAAAAAGTTGAAAGTTTATTAAACATTTTATTTAGAGATTCGGAGAATATTAATTCAGATCTCATACCAGTTGCGAATGCTGGATTGAAATTATTTGTCAGTAAAAAAGGATCCGAAGTTAGGAAGAATCTTCTTTTAAGTCTTATAAAAGATGAAAAATTAGAATTTAATGATGCAAAAAAACTCTTAGTTTTAATTAGAGATACTTTTAGCCCCCTGAATATTGCAAAAAGTGCAGTTCAAAATATTATTTCTGCAGTTTAG
- a CDS encoding helix-turn-helix domain-containing protein, whose product MNILKNLFLFNKKSEKNKDFSPELVDQYIEIAKLVKEARIQQSLTIKELSYISKIPERVICSIENNNKYIRPEYPFIRSILIKLEQCLLLKKNTLLQLAVRERKILKKGGRDFLFRNFDFINTWQGSLLYFFILVLTIFILKRYFILNVNVIEIQNIENQIIKQ is encoded by the coding sequence ATGAATATTTTAAAAAATCTCTTTTTATTTAATAAAAAATCTGAAAAAAATAAAGACTTTAGTCCTGAATTGGTTGATCAATATATAGAAATTGCAAAGTTAGTAAAAGAAGCAAGAATCCAACAAAGCCTTACAATAAAAGAATTGTCATACATTTCAAAAATTCCTGAACGAGTAATATGTTCTATTGAAAATAATAATAAATATATTAGGCCAGAGTATCCTTTTATAAGATCTATATTAATTAAATTGGAGCAATGCTTATTATTAAAAAAAAATACATTATTACAATTAGCAGTTAGAGAAAGGAAAATTTTAAAGAAAGGAGGAAGGGATTTTCTGTTCAGGAACTTTGATTTTATAAACACATGGCAAGGAAGCCTTTTGTATTTTTTTATATTAGTCCTAACTATATTTATATTAAAGAGATACTTTATTTTGAATGTGAATGTTATAGAGATTCAAAATATTGAAAATCAAATAATTAAACAATAA